Proteins co-encoded in one Candidatus Korarchaeum sp. genomic window:
- a CDS encoding DUF11 domain-containing protein, giving the protein MRLKLITLIMVCILSIPSLPNVSAQEVRYDWLGLTMKEGTTIDLPGGYKLQAKIDFIGGVAAYAVKAQVYKGSMDNPCLTGGGAWAYMEGGGTLPTRTEIVVKENCPFDKGGNILYRIIIKGDESSRENKTIAFDIIDSIYSPDANLTLNIGFPKYKEYDAASSRVIIPVTLRNDGPASISWVKALVTWGRLEGEGSINLTQPFPPGLSYSPTSSSANYTFGGLDVNRSYNMSLMFVAGPGQYKYGNYSVNFLIYYGTKFRYEGFNATRNVKIFRYDPSAYKVVRDSVKLIFGLKYKGRVGNPSVSIIAERPTGDMEVDEGAPISFSFYLQNTGADSAYNVTIRVNVNPDLPTEITAPSSVAGRSFPIVVTGEMPPKARSEKVEFRIVVPKGSGGTIYRVNITAGYFDIRNKYYEATRFFTITVRQPGVSKLYVTKTISSSTVPVNGTIEVNVIVSNNGTAAASRVTIEDDFPRDLFKLISGDTRLTASSLSPGGVLALSYKLRAVREGVATFGSAKVTYVDPQEGQKTILSSMKSPVVVTVVKPELSVRVEDIPPNVTNVNSLIQFSIYMMNKGNGDAKKLSVEMEFSPGLYMVNPPNLEKGEGVVCDQPTWEPREASVKLVLSCDTVKPQGFVKMVLSLKAQTTGKQWIRVNSISYLTPDGSSKISVPTSYSYSTVVVTPFETRVFYLSIFTFSVLLVAMFVIGVTRGFGVSLGRRVRRRVGGFES; this is encoded by the coding sequence ATGAGGCTCAAGTTAATAACCTTAATCATGGTGTGCATCCTCTCGATCCCCAGCCTCCCTAATGTATCAGCTCAGGAAGTTAGGTACGATTGGCTGGGGCTGACTATGAAAGAGGGGACTACTATAGACCTCCCCGGTGGCTATAAACTTCAAGCTAAGATAGATTTCATAGGAGGAGTCGCAGCTTATGCTGTCAAGGCTCAGGTCTACAAGGGGAGCATGGACAATCCATGCTTGACGGGAGGAGGAGCCTGGGCTTACATGGAGGGCGGAGGCACGCTACCGACGAGAACTGAGATAGTCGTTAAGGAGAACTGCCCGTTTGATAAGGGGGGGAATATACTCTATAGGATCATAATAAAGGGTGATGAGAGCAGTAGGGAGAATAAGACGATAGCGTTCGATATAATAGATTCGATATATTCTCCAGATGCCAATCTCACGCTAAACATAGGTTTCCCGAAGTATAAGGAGTACGATGCAGCCAGCTCTCGAGTGATCATCCCCGTGACGCTGAGGAACGATGGTCCCGCGTCCATAAGCTGGGTGAAGGCCCTGGTGACTTGGGGGAGGCTGGAGGGGGAGGGCTCGATAAACTTGACGCAACCCTTCCCGCCGGGACTCTCATACTCCCCCACATCGAGTAGCGCCAACTACACATTCGGAGGCCTGGATGTCAATAGATCCTACAACATGAGCCTCATGTTCGTCGCGGGACCGGGTCAGTACAAGTATGGGAACTACAGCGTCAACTTCCTAATCTATTACGGGACTAAGTTCAGGTACGAGGGGTTCAATGCGACTAGGAACGTGAAGATATTCAGGTACGATCCATCAGCGTATAAGGTAGTTAGAGATAGCGTCAAGCTGATCTTCGGCTTGAAATACAAGGGGAGGGTGGGGAATCCGTCAGTGAGCATAATAGCTGAGAGGCCCACGGGGGATATGGAGGTGGATGAGGGAGCTCCTATATCATTCAGCTTCTACCTCCAGAACACAGGGGCTGATTCAGCTTATAACGTCACGATAAGGGTTAACGTCAACCCCGATCTACCCACTGAGATAACGGCCCCGTCCTCAGTCGCGGGGAGGTCGTTCCCTATAGTGGTCACGGGGGAGATGCCGCCCAAAGCCAGGAGCGAAAAGGTGGAGTTCAGGATAGTCGTGCCCAAGGGATCCGGGGGCACTATATACAGAGTGAATATAACAGCGGGTTACTTCGACATAAGGAATAAGTACTACGAAGCTACCAGGTTCTTCACGATAACCGTTAGGCAGCCGGGCGTATCGAAGCTCTACGTCACAAAGACTATATCCTCCTCCACAGTGCCAGTCAACGGCACTATAGAGGTTAACGTTATAGTGAGCAATAACGGCACTGCGGCAGCTAGTAGAGTGACTATAGAGGACGATTTCCCGAGGGACTTATTCAAGTTGATCTCTGGGGATACGAGACTCACGGCGAGCAGCTTGTCCCCTGGAGGAGTCCTGGCCCTATCTTACAAGCTTAGAGCAGTAAGAGAGGGGGTAGCTACATTCGGGTCAGCTAAGGTGACTTATGTAGATCCTCAGGAGGGCCAGAAGACGATATTATCTTCGATGAAGTCCCCAGTCGTCGTGACGGTAGTCAAGCCGGAGCTCTCAGTGAGGGTCGAGGACATACCCCCCAACGTGACGAACGTGAACTCCCTGATCCAATTCTCGATATACATGATGAACAAGGGGAATGGGGATGCTAAGAAGCTTAGCGTTGAGATGGAATTCAGCCCGGGCCTCTACATGGTCAACCCCCCGAATTTAGAGAAGGGGGAAGGTGTTGTGTGCGATCAGCCGACTTGGGAGCCGAGGGAAGCTTCCGTTAAGCTAGTCCTGAGTTGCGATACTGTGAAGCCCCAGGGCTTCGTCAAGATGGTACTGAGCTTGAAGGCGCAGACCACTGGGAAGCAGTGGATAAGGGTCAACAGCATATCCTACTTAACGCCGGACGGCTCCTCTAAGATAAGCGTACCTACATCTTACAGTTACAGCACGGTGGTCGTCACTCCATTCGAGACCAGAGTGTTCTACTTGTCGATATTCACCTTCTCAGTCCTATTAGTGGCTATGTTCGTCATAGGGGTCACTAGGGGCTTCGGCGTGAGCTTGGGTAGGAGGGTGAGGAGGAGGGTGGGTGGCTTCGAGAGCTAA